From Aedes albopictus strain Foshan chromosome 1, AalbF5, whole genome shotgun sequence, one genomic window encodes:
- the LOC109411869 gene encoding aprataxin and PNK-like factor isoform X3, translated as MAIQLVLFDCEKQVDIPVPSAEIVIGRDSILQCDDKRISRQHGIIKHDGAQAGRTIQITSTHANPIFLRTSDQVLDILTKDLTATLRHGEKFALLPDQYWFEVRFRDTEDTAEAEEAVSSSSAANPEEETSGVEEVGATGGGTIRVRTMEEVNNAAVAVAEQRVLPDWMGGGSGEKRKNEDDSEDSSKKARSEEVPAVKADPDSAEASTSQQKPQPSSAADQEAGKTAIKKETADSTSSPLRPSCEFGIRCYRRTLEHRAQFAHPNDSDYRRPTFPAAPSDAPHCPYGATCYRRNPQHFRDFQHPDSSEYRRAGYIAAAFRVVPSPTDDDSDDGSSDRPRRITKAPAKLSDYVIYK; from the exons ATGGCCATCCAGTTGGTTCTGTTCGATTGCGAGAAGCAGGTGGACATTCCGGTGCCGTCCGCGGAGATTGTAATCGGGCGGGACTCGATTCTTCAG TGTGACGACAAGCGCATCTCGCGTCAGCACGGCATTATAAAGCACGATGGCGCGCAGGCCGGTCGCACCATTCAGATCACGTCCACACACGCGAATCCTATTTTCCTGCGGACCTCGGACCAGGTGTTGGATATACTGACCAAGGATTTGACCGCAACGCTGAGGCACGGTGAGAAGTTTGCACTGCTTCCGGATCAGTACTGGTTCGAGGTGCGGTTCCGAGATACGGAAGATACCGCAGAGGCGGAGGAAGCCGTAAGCAGCAGTTCGGCTGCGAATCCAGAAGAGGAGACGTCGGGAGTGGAAGAAGTCGGTGCTACCGGAGGAGGAACGATACGGGTTCGAACAATGGAGGAGGTTAATAATGCGGCTGTGGCCGTGGCGGAGCAACGAGTACTCCCGGATTGGATGGGAGGTGGTAGTGGAGAGAAGAGGAAGAACGAAGATGACTCCGAAGATAGTTCAAAGAAGGCAAGGAGTGAGGAGGTACCGGCGGTTAAGGCCGATCCAGATTCTGCGGAAGCAAGCACATCTCAGCAAAAGCCACAGCCATCATCAGCGGCGGATCAGGAAGCCGGCAAGACGGCGATAAAGAAGGAAACGGCAGACAGCACCAGCTCGCCTCTGAGGCCATCCTGCGAGTTTGGAATCCGCTGTTACAGACGCACTTTGGAACACAGGGCACAGTTTGCCCATCCGAATGACAGTGACTACCGGAGGCCCACGTTTCCTGCAGCACCGAGTGATGCTCCACACTGTCCCTACGGGGCGACCTGCTACCGTCGTAATCCGCAGCACTTCCGGGACTTTCAGCATCCCGATTCAAGTGAGTATAGAAGAG CTGGGTACATAGCGGCAGCCTTTCGAGTGGTTCCCAGTCCCACCGATGACGATTCTGACGATGGCAGTTCGGATCGTCCCAGACGCATTACCAAAGCGCCGGCAAAGCTAAGTGATTACGTTATCTACAAGTAG
- the LOC109411869 gene encoding aprataxin and PNK-like factor isoform X4, with amino-acid sequence MAIQLVLFDCEKQVDIPVPSAEIVIGRDSILQCDDKRISRQHGIIKHDGAQAGRTIQITSTHANPIFLRTSDQVLDILTKDLTATLRHGEKFALLPDQYWFEVRFRDTEDTAEAEEAVSSSSAANPEEETSGVEEVGATGGGTIRVRTMEEVNNAAVAVAEQRVLPDWMGGGSGEKRKNEDDSEDSSKKARSEEVPAVKADPDSAEASTSQQKPQPSSAADQEAGKTAIKKETADSTSSPLRPSCEFGIRCYRRTLEHRAQFAHPNDSDYRRPTFPAAPSDAPHCPYGATCYRRNPQHFRDFQHPDSTGYIAAAFRVVPSPTDDDSDDGSSDRPRRITKAPAKLSDYVIYK; translated from the exons ATGGCCATCCAGTTGGTTCTGTTCGATTGCGAGAAGCAGGTGGACATTCCGGTGCCGTCCGCGGAGATTGTAATCGGGCGGGACTCGATTCTTCAG TGTGACGACAAGCGCATCTCGCGTCAGCACGGCATTATAAAGCACGATGGCGCGCAGGCCGGTCGCACCATTCAGATCACGTCCACACACGCGAATCCTATTTTCCTGCGGACCTCGGACCAGGTGTTGGATATACTGACCAAGGATTTGACCGCAACGCTGAGGCACGGTGAGAAGTTTGCACTGCTTCCGGATCAGTACTGGTTCGAGGTGCGGTTCCGAGATACGGAAGATACCGCAGAGGCGGAGGAAGCCGTAAGCAGCAGTTCGGCTGCGAATCCAGAAGAGGAGACGTCGGGAGTGGAAGAAGTCGGTGCTACCGGAGGAGGAACGATACGGGTTCGAACAATGGAGGAGGTTAATAATGCGGCTGTGGCCGTGGCGGAGCAACGAGTACTCCCGGATTGGATGGGAGGTGGTAGTGGAGAGAAGAGGAAGAACGAAGATGACTCCGAAGATAGTTCAAAGAAGGCAAGGAGTGAGGAGGTACCGGCGGTTAAGGCCGATCCAGATTCTGCGGAAGCAAGCACATCTCAGCAAAAGCCACAGCCATCATCAGCGGCGGATCAGGAAGCCGGCAAGACGGCGATAAAGAAGGAAACGGCAGACAGCACCAGCTCGCCTCTGAGGCCATCCTGCGAGTTTGGAATCCGCTGTTACAGACGCACTTTGGAACACAGGGCACAGTTTGCCCATCCGAATGACAGTGACTACCGGAGGCCCACGTTTCCTGCAGCACCGAGTGATGCTCCACACTGTCCCTACGGGGCGACCTGCTACCGTCGTAATCCGCAGCACTTCCGGGACTTTCAGCATCCCGATTCAA CTGGGTACATAGCGGCAGCCTTTCGAGTGGTTCCCAGTCCCACCGATGACGATTCTGACGATGGCAGTTCGGATCGTCCCAGACGCATTACCAAAGCGCCGGCAAAGCTAAGTGATTACGTTATCTACAAGTAG
- the LOC109622138 gene encoding uncharacterized protein LOC109622138: MTKAVSPHWRHPLKEVWNAPGTSSAAVAAQSKYFTPERLEALLSSTLTGQDIRKRGASGPLSTDSQRELVQILTEHHCNAGKRAKEECLAEYAECIVALFKYEKAETYYIPRAGGRKNPGGKLYNKIVNSRQKAAKRKLREEAHLAIKKPATSLEVSDESAVKAVEWLKYNKLPWTTALDKWEQAYPLRKSQLGNMTFADELLNRHSSVYQDPNGYQAIASDFISMYGNTEGFGDGIERWKNAFPKLVQYLDRPYKDEFSKSILESLKATDTHINTKNCSILLLLNNILKPTKNTRNFKPSVLVAQEEVI; encoded by the exons atgacgaagg ccgtgtcaccccactggcgGCACCCACTGAAAGAGGTGTGGAATGCTCCGGGAACGTCGTCGGCTGCTGTTGCCGCCCAGAGCAAGTATTTTACCCCGGAACGACTGGAGGCATTGCTGAGCAGCACATTGACCGGACAGGACATAAGAAAAAGAGGAGCTTCTGGGCCGCTCTCGACCGACAGCCAAAGGGAGCTGGTCCAAATTCTCACCGAGCATCACTGCAACGCTGGGAAAAGAGCCAAGGAAGAATGCTTGGCGGAATATGCGGAATGCATCGTGGCGCTTTTTAAATACGAGAAGGCT GAAACATACTACATCCCTCGCGCTGGTGGGAGGAAAAACCCCGGCGGCAAGCTGTATAACAAAATCGTCAACAGCAGGCAGAAAGCTGCTAAAAGGAAACTGCGCGAAGAAGCTCATCTGGCCATCAAGAAACCAGCTACGAGTCTTGAAGTATCCGATGAGTCTGCTGTGAAAGCAGTTGAGTGGTTGAAATATAATAAACTGCCATGGACAACAGCATTGGATAAGTGGGAGCAAGCGTATCCTTTGAGAAAAAGCCAGCTTGGAAACATGACCTTCGCTGATGAATTATTGAACCGACACTCCTCCGTGTATCAGGATCCGAATGGATACCAAGCg ATTGCGTCCGACTTTATTTCGATGTACGGCAACACAGAGGGCTTCGGCGACGGCATAGAGAGATGGAAAAATGCATTTCCGAAACTGGTACAATATTTGGATCGGCCATATAAGGATGAGTTCTCCAAAAGTATTCTGGAGTCATTGAAAGCCACGGATACACACATAA ACACTAAAAACTGCTCAATCCTTCTGCTGCTGAATAACATATTGAAGCCAACGAAAAACACACGAAACTTCAAACCATCGGTTCTGGTAGCTCAAGAAGAGGTGATTTGA
- the LOC109412718 gene encoding guanine nucleotide-binding protein-like 3 homolog, which translates to MALKALKCRSSKRQKASLRYKKIKKIAASKKKKEKEAKKLPKLRSKKQKLIQVPNVCPFKREILEEVAEHKQFQEREKERKKELLKQQRSKVAEGQTMESMAADAEKRGEEFDPSKSEAVEEEYVNVGRGKDWSLKAYFKEFKKVIDAADVILEVVDARDPLGTRCAEVAQIVREASGQKRLVLILNKADLVPRENLEKWMKYLRKSGPVIPFKATTQTQKHRIGNRKFKASTTLECSPCIGADLLKELLANYCRSDDIRTSIRVGIVGLPNVGKSSLVNSLKRKRACLVGARPGITKQMQEVQIDSHVKLLDSPGIIFQRPKDEDRNRFFALRNAQKVTEIEDPFPLAEDILKRGTMSYFCKLYDISEFHSTDEFLAKKAIKMGALAKKGVPDAKKAARTLIEDWNCGKIKYCTHPPEDGSEVHVSAQLVSSDAPEFNLESFDNVLKALDTEYEESFKMKDKDGEEMAVISKDEILTMELDSQGPVNMELSQDDQKNKALEKLISSGRIIESDAEGQTVKGKKRKVNDYAEEEKKFRKDPMFQLDGNQTVNRNRKAALKAKKKALARDGKKSVDVAEEMESISLTEAPSKKKKKSSAAGDDYDFDEMM; encoded by the exons ATGGCTCTGAAAGCGTTAAAAT GTCGTTCGTCGAAGCGGCAGAAGGCCTCGCTTCGGTATAAGAAGATCAAAAAGATTGCTGCCagcaagaagaagaaggagaaggagGCCAAGAAGCTGCCGAAGTTGCGGTCCAAGAAGCAAAAGTTGATCCAGGTTCCGAATGTGTGTCCGTTCAAGCGGGAGATTCTAGAGGAAGTTGCGGAGCACAAGCAGTTCCAGGAACGGGAGAAAGAGAGGAAGAAGGAACTACTGAAGCAGCAGCGGTCGAAGGTGGCGGAAGGACAGACCATGGAATCGATGGCGGCCGATGCCGAGAAGCGCGGGGAGGAGTTCGATCCGAGCAAGTCGGAAGCGGTGGAGGAAGAGTACGTCAATGTAGGCAGAGGGAAAGATTGGTCGCTGAAGGCGTACTTTAAGGAGTTCAAGAAGGTGATTGACGCGGCGGATGTGATCCTGGAGGTGGTCGATGCTCGCGATCCGCTGGGGACCAGATGTGCTGAGGTGGCCCAAATTGTCCGGGAAGCATCCGGACAGAAGAGATTGGTTTTGATTCTAAACAAGGCCGATTTAGTTCCAAGGGAGAACTTGGAAAAGTGGATGAAATATTTGCGGAAAAGTGGTCCGGTAATTCCGTTCAAGGCTACCACCCAAACGCAGAAGCATCGGATCGGAAATAGGAAGTTTAAGGCGTCGACTACGCTGGAGTGTTCGCCCTGTATCGGAGCGGATTTGCTGAAGGAGCTGTTGGCCAATTACTGCAGGAGCGATGACATCCGGACGTCCATCCGGGTGGGAATCGTCGGGTTGCCGAATGTGGGTAAGAGTTCACTGGTAAACTCGTTAAAACGCAAACGGGCCTGTCTGGTTGGAGCCCGGCCCGGAATCACCAAGCAAATGCAGGAGGTTCAAATCGATTCACACGTTAAGCTTCTGGACAGCCCCGGAATCATCTTCCAGCGCCCTAAGGACGAAGATCGGAATCGATTCTTTGCCCTGAGGAACGCCCAAAAAGTAACAGAAATTGAAGATCCTTTCCCACTCGCCGAAGACATTCTGAAACGAGGCACAATGAGTTACTTCTGCAAGCTGTACGACATCTCCGAGTTCCACTCGACAGATGAGTTCCTCGCGAAAAAAGCCATTAAGATGGGTGCCCTGGCGAAGAAGGGCGTTCCGGATGCGAAGAAAGCCGCCCGAACCCTCATCGAGGACTGGAACTGCGGCAAGATCAAGTACTGCACCCACCCGCCAGAGGACGGTTCGGAAGTGCACGTGAGTGCCCAACTGGTGTCATCCGATGCTCCCGAGTTCAATCTGGAAAGCTTCGACAATGTCCTCAAAGCCCTCGACACCGAGTACGAAGAAAGCTTCAAGATGAAGGACAAGGACGGCGAAGAGATGGCCGTCATTTCCAAGGATGAGATCCTCACGATGGAACTAGACTCGCAAGGTCCGGTCAACATGGAACTCTCGCAGGACGACCAGAAGAACAAAGCCCTGGAGAAGCTGATCAGTTCCGGTCGGATCATCGAATCGGACGCCGAAGGCCAGACCGTCAAAGGCAAAAAGCGCAAAGTCAACGATTACGCCGAGGAGGAGAAGAAGTTCCGGAAGGATCCAATGTTCCAGCTGGATGGCAACCAGACTGTGAACCGGAATCGGAAGGCAGCGCTAAAGGCGAAGAAGAAGGCGCTAGCTCGGGACGGGAAGAAGTCGGTAGATGTGGCGGAAGAGATGGAATCGATTTCCTTGACCGAGGCACCatcaaagaaaaagaagaagagcaGTGCGGCCGGAGATGATTACGACTTTGATGAAATGATGTGA